In one window of Tumebacillus algifaecis DNA:
- a CDS encoding SPFH domain-containing protein yields the protein MGLIKAGLGAVGGVLADQWKEFFYCDSLDADILVAKGQKRTSKRSSNTKGEDNIITNGSVIAVNDGQCMIIVEQGKVVEFCAEPGEFTWDASTEPSIFSGNLKESIRQTFQTIGKRFTFGGDTGKDQRIYFFNTKEIVGNKYGTANPVPFRVVDRNIGLDIDISIRCNGEYSYKIVDPMLFYTNVSGNVDDVYNRANIDSMLKSELLTALQPAFAKISDMGIRYSSLPGHTLALADALNEVLSKKWAETRGLAIASFGVNSVTASKEDEDMIKQLQKSAIMRDPNMAAATLVGAQADAMKAAASNEGGAMAGFMGFGMAQQAGGMNAQSLFAMGQAQQQAQQQQASQPVQQAGSSAASWTCTCGALNTGKFCAECGKTKPVADGWNCSCGAVNTGKFCAECGKTKPEADGWSCSCGTVNKGKFCAECGSQKPAGELSYQCDKCGWLPENPAQPPKFCPECGDLFDDNDKK from the coding sequence ATGGGACTGATTAAAGCAGGATTGGGAGCTGTAGGCGGGGTACTTGCCGATCAATGGAAAGAGTTTTTCTACTGTGATTCGCTTGATGCTGACATCCTTGTCGCCAAAGGGCAAAAGCGCACTTCCAAGCGTTCTTCTAACACCAAAGGCGAAGATAACATCATCACCAACGGCTCTGTTATCGCCGTAAATGATGGCCAGTGCATGATCATCGTTGAGCAGGGCAAGGTCGTTGAGTTTTGCGCAGAACCGGGTGAATTCACTTGGGACGCATCCACCGAACCGAGCATCTTTTCCGGTAATCTTAAAGAGAGCATCAGACAGACCTTTCAAACGATCGGCAAGCGTTTCACCTTCGGTGGCGATACTGGCAAAGACCAACGAATTTATTTCTTCAACACCAAGGAGATCGTAGGCAACAAATACGGCACGGCCAACCCTGTTCCGTTCCGCGTAGTAGACCGAAACATCGGTCTTGATATCGACATTTCCATCCGTTGCAACGGCGAATACTCGTACAAGATCGTCGATCCGATGCTGTTCTACACCAATGTGAGTGGCAACGTCGATGATGTGTACAACCGTGCCAATATTGACAGCATGCTCAAGAGCGAATTGCTGACCGCCTTGCAGCCGGCCTTTGCCAAGATTTCCGATATGGGCATCCGTTACAGCTCTTTGCCCGGACATACCTTGGCACTGGCCGATGCACTGAACGAAGTGCTGTCCAAGAAATGGGCGGAAACGAGAGGTCTGGCGATCGCATCGTTTGGCGTAAACTCGGTCACCGCTTCCAAAGAAGACGAAGACATGATTAAGCAACTCCAAAAGAGTGCGATTATGCGTGATCCGAACATGGCGGCGGCAACTCTGGTCGGCGCGCAAGCCGATGCGATGAAAGCGGCCGCTTCCAACGAGGGCGGTGCGATGGCAGGCTTTATGGGCTTCGGTATGGCTCAGCAGGCAGGTGGCATGAACGCACAGAGCCTGTTCGCGATGGGACAGGCGCAACAACAAGCGCAGCAGCAACAAGCATCACAACCTGTTCAGCAGGCGGGATCTTCGGCAGCCTCCTGGACCTGTACGTGCGGTGCATTGAACACAGGTAAATTCTGTGCAGAATGCGGAAAAACCAAACCTGTCGCCGACGGCTGGAACTGTTCCTGCGGTGCGGTCAACACAGGCAAATTCTGTGCCGAATGCGGCAAGACGAAACCGGAAGCAGACGGCTGGAGCTGCTCTTGTGGAACGGTGAACAAAGGCAAGTTCTGCGCCGAGTGCGGCAGTCAGAAGCCTGCCGGGGAACTGAGCTATCAATGCGATAAATGCGGCTGGTTACCCGAAAATCCCGCACAACCGCCGAAGTTCTGCCCCGAGTGCGGCGACCTTTTTGACGATAATGACAAGAAGTAA
- a CDS encoding TPM domain-containing protein: MKKLFTSLFLFVLLLSFYTFPALAANVYDNENLLSASEKQLLEKRLQDIAETYNFDVAIVTVDSLNGKSAMEYADDYYDENGFGFGPDHDGLLFLLAMDSRDYWTSTSGYGIKAFTDYGIRYISDNVVGLLSEGEYYKAFDKYLDYVDMFLAEAATGTPFDTDHEVITSGDYLFLSLLTVAISAAIAFIVVGIMKSKMKTANKQRYALNYVKDGSFKVTSDKDLFLYTTTTKQKVESSSNSGGSSTHSSSSGNSHGGGGGKF, translated from the coding sequence ATGAAAAAACTGTTTACTTCACTCTTTCTCTTCGTGCTTCTGCTCTCTTTCTATACGTTCCCGGCCCTTGCGGCCAATGTATATGACAATGAGAATCTGCTGAGCGCTAGCGAGAAGCAATTGCTGGAAAAGAGACTTCAAGACATTGCTGAAACCTATAACTTCGATGTGGCGATCGTGACCGTCGATTCGCTCAACGGAAAGAGCGCGATGGAGTATGCTGACGATTACTATGATGAAAACGGTTTTGGCTTTGGCCCCGACCATGACGGACTGCTGTTCCTGCTCGCGATGGACAGCCGAGACTATTGGACCTCCACATCTGGTTACGGCATCAAGGCGTTCACCGACTACGGAATTCGATACATCAGCGACAATGTGGTGGGCTTGTTGAGCGAAGGCGAGTATTACAAGGCATTCGACAAGTACCTCGACTATGTTGACATGTTCTTAGCAGAAGCGGCGACTGGAACGCCTTTTGACACCGATCACGAGGTCATAACTTCAGGCGATTATTTGTTCCTCTCCTTGCTCACCGTTGCGATTTCAGCCGCCATCGCATTTATTGTCGTAGGGATCATGAAGTCCAAGATGAAAACGGCAAACAAACAGCGTTATGCGCTGAACTATGTAAAAGACGGCAGTTTTAAAGTGACGAGTGACAAAGATTTGTTCTTGTATACGACAACGACCAAACAAAAAGTAGAGTCCTCGTCAAACAGTGGAGGAAGCAGTACGCATAGCAGTAGCAGCGGCAATTCACACGGCGGTGGCGGTGGGAAGTTTTAA